The window AGGTCTGCCGCAGGATCGCGCCGGGCGTACCGAGAACTGGCGTCGTGCGGCTCACGTTGCGCGTCAGTTCAACGAAGCCGGTCTGCTGACCCTCGCTGCTTTCGTTGCGCCGAGCGCCGAAGGTCGTGAACAGGCACGAGAGCTGATCGGCAAAGAACGTCTGCTGACGGTCTACGTCCAGGCTTCGCCGACTGTGTGCGCCGAGCGTGACCCGCAAGGCCTGTACGCGGCAGCCGGGGACAACATCCCGGGCGAGTCCTTCCCGTACGACGTGCCGCTGGATGCCGATCTGGTTGTCGACACCCAGTCCGTGACGCTGGAAGAAGGCGTCAAGCAAGTGCTGGATCTGCTTCGCAAGCGTGGCGCGATCTAAGCGTTAGCCGATAATAAAAAACCCGCCGATGAGTGATCATCCGGCGGGTTTTTTTTGAGTGCGGCTCGGTCAAATGTGGGAGCGGGCTTGCTCGCGAAAGCGGTGGATCAGTCAGCATCTATGTTGAATGTCAGTCCGTATTCGCGAGCAAGCCCGCTCCCACATTGGTTCAGCGGCGGTCTGGATACTCGCGATGCATCTGCCCCAGCAACGCATCCTTGTCCTGCCACAACTGGTTGATCCAGCCCTGAAACTGCAGTCGGTACTCGCCGTCCTGGTCGTAGTTCTTGCCAATGAACTGCGGCGGAATCTTCAGCTCTTCAAAGTGCACCACCACGTCCGCAATATTCCCGCACAGCAAGTCCCAGAATCCTGGACGCCCGGCAGGGTAGTGGATGGTCACGTTGACCAGGGACTCAAGCTGCTCGCCCATTGCATCGAGCACGAAAGCAATGCCGCCCGCCTTGGGCTTGAGCAGATACTTGAACGGTGATTGCTGTTGCTTGTGCTTGCCCTCGGTGAAGCGCGTGCCTTCGACAAAGTTGAAAATGCCCACTGGGTTGTTGCGAAACTTTGCGCAGGTCTTGCGGGTGGTTTCCAGGTCCTTGCCTTTCTTCTCCGGATGCTTCTCCAGATACGCCTTCGAATAGCGCTTCATGAACGGAAAGCCCAGCGCCCACCACGCCAGTCCAATCACCGGCACCCAGATCAGCTCCTGTTTGAGAAAGAACTTCAGCGGCTGGATGCGCCGGTTGAGCACGTATTGCAGCACCAGAATGTCGACCCAACTCTGGTGGTTGCTGGTGATCAGGTACGAGTGCTGGTAGTCGAGCCCTTGCAGGCCGCTGATGTGCCAGCGGGTGCGGCGCACCAGGTTCATCCAGCCCTTGTTGATACTGATCCAGGCTTCGTGGGTATGGCTCATCAACCAGCCCGCAATGCGCTGGGTAAAGGCGAACGGCAACACCTTGACGAGCGCCACGCAGAACAGAAACGAGCAGAGCAAAATCGTGTTCAGGGCCAACAACAGTGAGGCAATCACGCCTCGCAGTGGTGCGGGTAGAAAATCCAGCATTTAAACATCCATAGGTCGGTTGGCTGCCTGGATCGCGGTCAGCGCGATGGTGTAGACGATGTCGTCGACTTGCGCGCCGCGCGGCAAATCGTTCACCGGTTTGCGCAGGCCTTGCAGCATCGGCCCGAGGCTGACGCAGTCGGCGCTGCGCTGCACGGCTTTGTGGGTGGTGTTGCCAGTGTTGAGGTCGGGGAACACGAACACCGTGGCGCGACCGGCCACCTGGCTGTTCGGTGCCATTTGCCGGGCCACGGCTTCGTTGGCGGCGGCGTCGTACTGCAACGGGCCGTCGATCAACAGCGAGTGCTGTTGTTCGTGGGCCAGCAGCGTCGCTTCGCGGACCTTCTCGACTTCTTCGCCACTGGCCGACTCACCGCTGGAGTAGCTGATCATCGCCACTCGCGGGGTGATGCCGAACGCCGCTGCCGAATCCGCACTTTGCAGTGCAATCTCGGCCAGCTCGCTGGCGCTTGGGTGCGGGTTCATCACGCAGTCGCCATAGACCAGCACTTCTTCTGGAAACAGCATGAAGAACACCGACGACACCAGTGTGCAACCCGGTGCGGTTTTAATCAGTTGAAGGGCCGGGCGAATGGTGTTGGCGGTGGAGTGAATCACGCCCGACACCAGTCCATCGACTTCATCCAGCGCCAGCATCATGGTGCCGATCACCACGGTGTCTTCCAGTTGCTGCTCGGCCATCGGCGCGTTGAGACTTTTGCTTTTGCGCAGCGAAACCATCGGCTCGACGTAGCGTTCGCGGATCAGGTCCGGATCCAGAATTTCCAGCCCCGGTGGCAACTCGATCCCTTGGGCGCGGGCAACGGCCTGCACGTCTTCGGGTTTGGCCAACAACACACAACGGGCAATGCCTCGGGCTTGGCAGATTGCGGCCGCTTGAACGGTCAGTGGCTCGCTGCCTTCGGGCAGGACGATGCGTTTGTTGGCGTTCTGCGCGCGCTGGATCAGTTGATAGCGGAACACCGCTGGCGACAGGCGCATTTCGCGTGGCGTGCCGCAACGCTGGTGCAGCCACTTGGCATCGAGATGACTGGCAACGAAATCAGTGATGATCTCGGCGCGTTCGCGGTCGTCGATCGGGATTTCCTTGTTCAGCCCGTTCAACTGGTTGGCGGTGTCGTAAGAACCGGTACTCACCGACAACACCGGCAAGCCTGCCTGCAACGCGCCCCGGCACAAATCCATGATGCGCGGGTCGGGCAGGGTGTCGCTGGTCAGTAACAGGCCGGCCAGCGGTACGCCGTTCATGGCCGCGAGGCTGACGGCGAGGATGATGTCGTCGCGATCGCCGGGGGTCACCACCAGCACGCCGGGCTTGAGCAGCTCCACGGTGTTGCGCATGGTGCGCGCGCAGATGATGATTTTGGTCATGCGCCGGGTTTCATAATCGCCTGCGTTGAGCACTTGTGCGCCCATCAGATCAGCAACGTCACGGGTGCGCGGCGCGTTCAGTTCCGGTTGGAACGGAATGCAACCCAACAAGCGGAAATCGCCGCTGCGCAACAGCGGTGAATGCTCCTTCAGGCGCGAGGCGAAGGCTTCCATGCTTTCGTCGGTCTTGACCTTGTTGAGGATCACACCGAGGACTTTCGGGTCTTTCGGGCCGCCAAACAATTGGGCCTGCAACTCCACGCGACCGGAGAGTTCGGTCAGCACTTCGTTTTCCGGCGCCGACACCAGAATCACCTCGGCGTCGAGACTCTTGGCCAGGTGCAGATTGACCCGCGCGGCGTAACTGGCGCTGCGCGTCGGCACCATGCCTTCGACGATCAACACATCCTTGCCGATGGCGGCCTGCTGATAAAGCGTAATGATTTCTTCGAGCAACTCATCCAGCTGACCGTCGCCAAGCATGCGCTCGACATGTGCCAGTCCCAGCGGCTGCGGCGGTTTCAGGCCGTGGGTGCGGGCCACCAGTTCGGTGGAGCGCTCAGGCCCGGTGTCACCCGGATGCGGTTGGGCGATCGGTTTGAAAAAGCCGACCTTGAGGCCGGCGCGCTCAAGCGTACGCACCAGCCCGAGGCTGATGGAGGTCAGACCCACGCCAAAATCGGTGGGTGCGATAAAAAAAGTTTGCATGCGGATTCTCTAAAGGAGCAGGCAAAGGTGAACGCCTATAGCTGGCGATCTACCGAAATTCAGTCGCCAAGGTTATCGCTAACCGAGCCTTGTGCGCACCAACCGCAAGCAAAGGGCTGGCCTATTTTTTCAAGACGTTGCGCAGGGTCCATGACCCAGGCCCGCGATTGCCACGGTGGCTGGTGTCGCAGGTGTTGAGTGTGGCCGCAGGAAAGTTCGGCCACCCAGTGGCCGTCCTCGTCCTGATGGAAGCCTGTGATCGTCGCAACCCGTTTGTCCGGGTTGTGTTCGCTTTCGGACGATTGCTTCGCTAAACTTGGCCTTTCTATATTCTTATGCAAAAGGTCTCGCCCCATGCTGATCGCCGCCAATAAGGCTGTCTCCATCGACTATACCCTGACCAACGACGCTGGTGAGGTCATCGACAGCTCCGCCGGCGGCGCGCCGCTGGTCTACCTGCAAGGCGCAGGTAACATCATCCCGGGTCTGGAAAAGGCTCTGGAAGGCAAAGCAGTCGGCGACGAGCTGACCGTAGCCGTTGAACCTGAAGACGCTTACGGCGAATACGCTGCCGAACTGGTCAGCACCCTGAGCCGCAGCATGTTCGAAGGCGTCGACGAACTGGAAGTGGGCATGCAGTTCCACGCTTCCGCTCCGGACGGCCAGATGCAGATCGTGACCATCCGCGATCTGGACGGCGACGACGTCACCGTCGACGGCAACCACCCGTTGGCTGGTCAGCGCCTGAACTTCCAGGTCAAGATCATCAGCATCCGTGATGCCAGCCAGGAAGAAATCGCTCATGGTCACGTCCATGGCGAAGGTGGCCATCACCACTGATTTTCTGCGCTAAGCTTTCGAGAACTGGAGAGGCGCCCCGAGGGCGCCTTTTTAGTCTGCGGCTGTCCCAAGCGACACCGCCAAGTGGCTGTTTCGAGAAGAACACGGGAATCTGGAGTACGTCATGAGTGCTTTTCACGACCTTAATTTGACAGCCCTGGATGGTCAGGCGCTACCTTTGGCGCCTTTCAAGGGGCACGTCGTGCTGGTGGTCAACGTTGCCTCCAAATGTGGCCTGACCCCACAGTACGCGGCATTGGAAAACCTCTACCAGCAATACAAGGGCAAGGGTTTCAGCGTGCTTGGCCTGCCGTGCAACCAGTTTGCCGGGCAGGAACCGGGTTCCGAGCAAGAGATCCAGGAGTTTTGCAGCCTCAACTATGGCGTGACTTTTCCGTTGTCCAGCAAGCTGGAAGTCAACGGTCATGAGCGTCATCAGCTGTACAAGCTGCTGGCCGGCGAGGGCGCCGAATTCCCCGGCGACATTACCTGGAACTTCGAGAAGTTCCTGCTGGGTAAGGACGGGCGTGTGCTGGCGCGGTTTTCCCCGCGTACACCACCGGATGATCCGGCCGTGGTTCAGGCGATTGAAAAAGCCCTGAGCTGATACAGCAACTTCAAAAGATCGCAGCCTTCGGCAGCTCCTACAGGTGTACACATTCTTCTGTAGGAGCTGCCGAAGGCTGCGATCTTTTACTTTGTGTCTTTTGACTCTTAATCAACAAAATCAATAATGCTGTTCAAGGCGTCGGACTCTCCATATTATCGCCGTCATAAAGTCATTCTTCCGTGGAGCGTCCCATGCCCGTAAAAGCCCTGTTCAAACCGTTCCACCTCGGCACCCTCGAACTGCCGACCCGTGTCGTCATGGCGCCGATGACCCGCTCGTTCTCACCCGGTGGCGTACCGAATTCCAAAGTGATCGAGTACTACCGTCGTCGCGCGGCGGCTGGCGTCGGCCTGATCATCACCGAAGGCACCACCGTCGGCCACAAGGCTTCCAACGGCTACCCGAATGTTCCGCATTTCTATGGTGACGCGGCATTGGCCGGCTGGAAGAAAGTCGTTGATGCAGTGCACGCCGAAGGCGGCAAGATCGTTCCGCAGCTGTGGCATGTGGGCAGCGTGCGCCGCATCGGCACCGAGCCAGACGCCAGTGTGCCGGGTTACGGTCCGTCGGAAAAAATCAAAGACGGTCAGGTCGTAGTCCACGGCATGACCCAGCAAGACATTCAGGACGTGATCGCTGCGTTCGCCCAAGCCGCCAAGGATGCCCAGAGCATCGGCATGGACGGCGTGGAAATCCACGGTGCCCACGGCTATCTGATCGACCAGTTCTTCTGGGAAGGCAGCAACCAGCGTACCGATGAATACGGCGGCAGCCTGGCCAATCGCTCGCGTTTCGCCATCGAGCTGATTCAGGCAGTGCGTGCAGCGGTCGGTGAAGGTTTCCCGATCATTTTCCGTTTCTCGCAGTGGAAGCAGCAGGATTACACCGCGCGTCTGGTGCAGACGCCGGAAGCCTTGGGTGAATTTCTCAAGCCGTTGTCTGACGCCGGCGTGGATATTTTCCACTGCTCGACGCGCCGTTTCTGGGAGCCGGAGTTCGACGGTTCCGAACTGAACCTGGCTGGCTGGACCCGCAAGCTCACCGGCAAGCCGACCATCACCGTAGGCAGCGTCGGCCTGGATGGCGAGTTCCTGCAGTTCATGGTCAACACCGACAAGGTCGCGCAACCGGCCAGCCTGGAAAAACTGCTGGAGCGTTTGAACAACGATGAGTTCGACCTGGTGGCGGTCGGTCGTGCGCTGTTGGTGGATCCGGACTGGGCGCAGAAAGTGCGTGACGGTCGTGAGGAAGACATCCTGCCGTTCAGCCGTGAGGCGTTGATGACGCTGGTTTAAGCCTGATCAATCCCCATCGCCAGCAGGCTGGCTCCCACAGGTTCTGTGTACACCGCAGATCCCATGTGGGAGCCAGCCTGCTGGCGATGAGGGACTCCAAGTCAGCAAAACATCAGGGCACCGTCGGCGCATTCGGCACCACCTGCTCCCCAACACAAGCACCCCGCAACTGCCCTTCAAATTGTTCAATGATCGCCGCCCAACCCTGCCGACTGGCATGCTGGCGCGCATTGAGCCGCACGCAGCGCAAGGTTTCGCGCTCTTCCAGCAACCACACCGCCGCATCGCAGAACGCCTCTTCGTCCCCCGGCATCGCCAACACGCCGTTGTAGCCATGGCGGATATGCTGCGCCGCTGCAGCCTGATCGTAAGCCACTACGCCCAACCCTGAAGCCAGCGCCTCCAGCACCACATTGCCGAAGGTTTCAGTCAGGCTGGGAAACAGAAACACATCCCCCGATGCATAGTGACTGGCCAGGGCTTCGCCGCGTTGGGCGCCGCAGAAGATCGCTTCGGGCATTTCGCTTTCCATCAGCAGGCGTTGCGGGCCATCGCCCACCACGATCAGCTTCAGGTTGCGCTGTGGATAAGTCGCCTTGAGGGTGTTGAAGCAGCGCTTGAGCAAACCCAGGTTTTTCTCCTGCGCCAAACGTCCTACATGGATGACGGCAATGTCGTTCTCGCCCAGTCCCCATTGCTCGCGCAGCGCATTCAAGCGTTTGGCCGGGTGAAACAACTGGCTGTCGACGCCACGAGACAGCAAAGCCAGGCGCTCGAAATGCCGGCGCTCCAGTTCCATGCGCTGGCTGACACTCGGCACCAGCGTGAGGTTCGAACGATTGTGGAACCAGCGCAGGTAGTGGGTCAGCAGGCGCGTCAGCAAACCGAGGCCGTACTGGCTGGAATACTGCTGGAAATTGGTGTGAAAGCCGCTGACCACCGAAATGCCCAAACGCCGCGCCGCGCGCAATGCCGACAAGCCCAGTGGTCCCTCGGTGGCGATGTACAGCACATCCGGGCGCTGACGTTTCCATCGTCGCAGCAATTTGTGCATCGACGACTGTCCCCACTGCAAACCGGGATATCCCGGCAGCGGCCAGCCTCGGCACAGCAGCAATGCATCGTCGCTGCCTGCTGATTGATCGCAGCCCTGGCGCGGTCGCACCAATTCCACCTGATGCCCGCGCGCGCGCAAACCGTCGCACAAGCGACCAAGGGTATTGGCCACGCCGTTGATTTCGGGAGGAAAGGTTTCGGTGATCAGGGTGATATGCAGAGCTGTCGTCATGACCTCAGTGTCGGCTGAGGCCATGTCGACGTTGTGACGGGCAGATGATGGATTTGTTACTGGCTCAGCGCTGGACCACCAGGTTTTCGGCACCGCGCTCGCGGACCCAGAACAACGTCGCCCCCGCCACGGCCGCCGGCATCATCAGGATGTTGACCACCGGGATCAGCAACACCAGATACACGCTGCCGCCAAAACCCATGCTCTGCCAGCGCTTCTGCCGCAGCCAGGCGAGCATTTCGTTCCAGCCGAGTTTGTGGTTATCCGCCGGGTAGTCGATGTACTGGATCGCCATCATCCATACCCCGAACAGCAGCCACAGTGGCGCGGCGATGATGTTCACCACCGGGATGAACGACAGGATGAACAAGCCGATTGCCCGGGGCAGGAAGTAACCGAGCTTGCGCATTTCCCGGGCCAGGGTGCGCGGGATCATCGCGACCAGTTCGCCCCAGCTGAAGGCTGGGAAGTCGTCGGTGCCGCGCACCACCACTTCGACTTTCTCCGCGAGAAAACCGTTGAACGGCGCAGCGATGATGTTGGCGAGCATGGTGAAGGTGAAGAACACCATGAATATCACCAGCACCACGAACAGCGGCCAGAGAATGTAACTGAGAAAACTCAGCCACTCGGGCAGGGACGGCATCAGCGTATCGACCCACAGGCTGAACTGGTGGCCGGCCAGATAGATCAATCCGACGAACAGCACCAGGTTGATCGCCAGCGGCAACAATACGAACAAACGCAGGCTTGGGCTGAGGACCAGTTTGAGGCCTTCGCGCAGGTATTGCGGGCCAGACAGAACGGGGGCGGGCATAACGTGCTCCGAGCAGAGGGTAAACGCGCCGACCTTACCGGCTTTGCCTGACCGGCGAAAGCGCGGCAGCGGTATCGACATTCACTGTAACAAAGGCGTCCTGAAAATCACGCTGACGGGATAGAGACCACCTATGAGCTGGATTGTTAAACCGTATTTCCTTAATCTTCGCCCCCTCGATACGCTGCACCCAATCTTTTTACAGGACGGTCGTGTTCAAGCCTTCCCCAAGTGCTTTCAACCGTTCTTTTTTATTCCCGCCGGTGATCCGGCGTTCCGCGCCAGGTGTTCCGGGCCGGTCAACAGGAGCAGGTCATGTCTGAAGTCCGTCATTCGCGAGTGATTATTCTCGGTTCCGGCCCTGCCGGTTACAGCGCTGCGGTATACGCCGCCCGTGCCAACCTCAAGCCACTGCTGATCACCGGCATGCAGGCCGGTGGTCAACTGACCACCACCACCGAAGTCGACAACTGGCCGGGCGACGTCCACGGCCTGACCGGCCCGGCGCTGATGGAGCGGATGCGCGAGCACGCCGAGCGTTTTGAAACCGAGATCGTTTTCGATCACATCAATGCCGTGGACTTCGCTTCCAAGCCGTACACCCTGATCGGCGACAGCGCGACCTACACCTGCGACGCCCTGATCATCGCCACCGGTGCCAGCGCTCGTTACCTGGGCCTGCCATCGGAAGAAGCGTTCATGGGCAAAGGCGTGTCGGCCTGCGCAACGTGCGACGGTTTCTTCTATCGCAACAAGCCTGTGGCTGTGGTCGGCGGCGGCAACACCGCGGTTGAAGAAGCCCTGTACCTGGCCAACATCGCCAGCACCGTAACCCTGATCCACCGTCGCGAAACCTTCCGCGCCGAGAAGATCCTGATCGACAAGCTCAACGCTCGCGTGGCCGAAGGCAAGATCATCCTGAAGCTGAACGCGACCCTGGACGAAGTCCTGGGCGACAACATGGGCGTGACCGGTGCCCGCCTGAAGAACAACGACGGCAGCTTCGACGAAGTGAAAGTCGACGGCGTGTTCATCGCCATCGGCCACACCCCGAACACTTCGCTGTTCGAAGGCCAGTTGACCCTGAAAGACGGCTACCTGGTTGTGCACGGCGGCCGTGACGGCAACGCCACCGCCACCAACCTCGAAGGCATCTTCGCTGCCGGTGACGTGGCTGACCACGTGTACCGTCAAGCCATCACCTCGGCCGGCGCCGGTTGCATGGCGGCACTGGATGCCGAGCGTTACCTCGACAATCTGCAGAACGCTTGATTCTGTTTTCGTCGAAATGAAAAACCGGCTTCGGCCGGTTTTTTGTGCGCACGATTTAATGCCTGATCACAATCCATTGTGGGAGCGGGCTTGCTCGCGAAAGCGTCGTTTCAGGTGGCATTAACATTGACTGTCGCACCGCATTCGCGAGCAAGCCCGTTCCCACAGGGTGATGTGTTCAGGTCAGTTTGGCCAGGCAAGCCTCAAGAATATCCAGCCCTTCCTCCAGCACCGCTGCCTCGGTGGTCAACGGCGCCAACAGCCGAATGATGTGCCGCGACTTTCCGCTAGGCATCAGCAGCAAACCGGCGTCCCGCGCCAATGCCAGCAATTGCGTCAACTGCGCCGCTGCGGGCGAGCCGTCGGCATTCGCCAGTTCGATGCCGCGCATCGCGCCAACACCGGTCAGGCGTCCCAGATACGGCGACAGCTTGCTCGCGCGCCAGGTTTCGTAACGGCTGACAATCGCCTCTTCCTGCTGCGTACCCCACGCTTGCAGATTGGCATCGGTCATTTCGTCCAGCGTCGCCAATGCAGCGGCGCAGGCGATGGGGTTGCCGGAATAGGTGCCGCCGAGCCCGCCCTTGGGCAAGATGTCGAGCAGCGATTTGCGCCCGACGACCGCACCGAGCGGCACGCCACCGGCGATGCTTTTACCGAGCAGGATCAGGTCCGGCTCGATGCCCAGCCGCGAGAACGCAAAACGCTGACCGGTGCGGCCGAAGCCGGACTGGATTTCATCGGCGATCAGCACAATGCCCTTCTCGTCGCAGAATTTGCGCAGCGCCTGGGCGAACTCGACGTCCATGGCCAGGAAACCCGCTTCGCCCTGCACCGGTTCGACGATGAAGCAGGCCACGTCCTCGACGTCGATTTCAACGCTGAACAACCGATCCATGGCCTTCAGCGCTTCAGCGCAAGTCACGCCGTTGTCCTGGCTGGGGAAGGGCAGGTGATACACCGGCCCCGGCAGTACGCCGACTTTCTGTTTGTAAGGCGCGACTTTGCCGTTGAGGTTGAGCGTGGCCAGGGTGCGACCGTGGAAGGCGCCATCGAAGGCGATCACGGCCGTGCGGCCGGTCGCCCCACGGACGATCTTCAGCGCGTTCTCAGCCGCTTCGGCGCCGCTGTTGGTGAGCATGCCGCTGACCGGATAATCGACCGGGATAAACGCGCTGAGGCGCTCCATCAAGTCGATGTAAGGGCCATGAGGCGCGGCGTTGAATGCGTAGTGGGTCAGGCGCGTGGCTTGTTCGCGAATGGCTTCGACGATTCGAGGATGGCAATGGCCGAGGTTGAGTACGCCGATGCCACCGACGAAGTCGATGTAGCGTTTGCCATCGGTGTCCCAGACCTCGGCGTTTTTGCCGTGGCTGAGCGTGACAGGGTGAACGATATTGATCGACTGACTGATGGTTTCGCTGCGCATGGATGACCGGCTCGGAAGAAGGAGGACTTCTTTTTATCTAAGCCGTCAGCAGCGGTAGGGGGCAAACGAAATAAAGTTGCCGGGTCAATCTTAAAAGTCTGGATGTGTTGCTAGAACCTGTAGGAGCACGGCTTGCCGGCGATGGCGATTTCAAGTGCGCCATCGCCGGCAAGCCACGCTCCTACAGAAAAGCTATCAGCGGCGGGTCAGCGGCTGTTGAGCGAACTTCACACCCGCCAGGCCATGGGCGATCAACGCACGGATATTGCCGTGATCGCTGCCTTCAGGAGTAGCCAGCACGGAGCGGTAATGCTCGCCGAACGCCAACAGCGCTTCTTCATCGCTAAGGCCTTCCAGCAACGCCAGACCCAGGGTCTTGCACGAACCTTCGTTCTGCCCGGCAGCGTTTTCCACGCCGCCATTGTTGAAGGCCTGGGGCTGATAGTCGTAGCCGGCGGCGATGAAGGCCAGGGTGTCGGCGAAGGCATGTTCGCCGCTCTTGAGGCTGGCGCGCAGGGTGTTCAAATCACTCATTGGGTTTTCCTTTGGCGAACGCCGCTTGTTGTTCGGCGTTGGCTTCTTGCTGATATTGGGCTTTCCACTCGGCGTATGGCATGCCGTAAACCACTTCGCGGGCGTCGTCGAGGCTGACCTCGATCTGGCGCTCGTCGGCGGCGGCCTTGTACCACTTGGACAGGCAGTTGCGGCAGAAACCCGAGAGGTTCATCAGGTCGATGTTCTGCACATCCTTGCGGCTATCCAGGTGCGCGACGAGCCGGCGAAAGGCGGCGGCTTCGAGTTCCAGGCGTTGTTGGTCGTTCATGGCGGGCTCTGTGTGACTCAATCGTGCGCGGATGATAAGAGTCTGACGGGCAATGCGCCAGACGCGCTCAGCGGCTCGCCGCCAGCGTAATCGACACCGACTCGGCAAATCGCAGGGCATGAGGCTTGTCGACTTCGACCTCGGCGTACAGCACCGACTTGTTGGCCATGACCAGATCGAGAATTTCCTGGGTCAGGCGTTCGAGCAGGGCAAAGCGGTTGCCCTCGACGTGAGCGATGATCGCCTTGGTGATGGTCCGGTAATTCAGCGCGTGATCGATATCGTTGTCACGCACCGCTTCCTGGGCCGCATAGAGGATGGTCAGGTTGATCAACACATCCTGCTTGTTGAGGATTTCATCCTCGTTGATACCGATGTAGGTGCGCAGGCACAGGTCCTTGACCCGGATGCGTGCCATGCCTGGTTGAAGTTGTGGCATTACTACTTGCTCCGTCCAATCAATTGCAGGAACTCCTGACGGGTGTTGCTCGACTCGCGGAACGCACCGAGCATCACCGAGGTGTTCATGGTCGAATTCTGTTTCTCGACGCCGCGCATCATCATGCACATGTGCCTGGCTTCGATGACAACGGCGACACCCGCCGCGCCGGTGACTTGCTGCACCGCCTCGGCGATTTGCCGGGTGAGGTTTTCCTGGATTTGCAGGCGACGGGCGAACATGTCCACCAGCCGCGCAATCTTCGATAGGCCCAGCACTTTGCCTGTTGGAATATAAGCCACATGCGCCTTGCCGATGAAGGGCAGCATGTGATGTTCGCAAAGCGAATAGAGCTCGATGTTGTCGACGATCACCATTTCATCGTTGTCGGAGGCGAACAGCGCGCCGTTGACGATCTCTTCGACACTTTGCTCGTAGCCATGACAAAGGTACTGCATGGCCTTGGCCGCACGCACCGGGGTGTCTCGCAGGCCTTCGCGATCGGGGTTTTCACCGAGGCCGATGAGGATCTCGCGATAGCTCTGGGACAGGGCGTTCTGGTGCAGGGATTGCGTCATGGAAGATCCTCGCGGGACACTTATTTGATGTGCCTTCCGCCGTTGACGGTCAGGGTCGTGCCGGTGACATAAGGGTTGTCGAGCAAATAGCGCAGGCTGTGATAGATCACTTCGCTGCCGGGTTCGATGCCCAGCGCGGACTTGGCCAATGCCTTGGCGCGGTAGGCTGCGTCGTCGTCAGGATTGAACAGTAGCAGGGCCGGCGCAATTGCGTTGACCTTGATGGTTGGCGCGTATTTGGCGGCGAAAGACAGGGTCAGGCTGTCGAGCCCGGCTTTGCTGGCGCAATAACCGATGTGCTTGCTGCTGCCCTTGCGGGTTACGTCATCGCTGATGTGCACGATGTCGGCAGGGCTTGAGCGTTGCAGCAAGTCGGCGCAATGCAGGTTGATCAGGTAGGGCGCGAGCATGTGCACGCTGAACATGCGGGTGAACGCTTCGGCATCGGTGTCCGGGGTTTCGGCCAGCCATTCGGAAGCGTTATGGACGATTGCCCGCAGGCTGTCGGTATGGGTTTTCAGTTCGCTGATGAAGGCGAAAATTCCGGCTTCGCTGGAAAAGTCCGCAAACACCGCCGTCGCCCCCAGATCCCGCAGGGTTTGCACGCCGGGGCGTTCGCTGCGGTAGCTGAAGATCACGCGATGGCCGTCTTCGAGCAGGCGCTGCGCACAATGCAGGCCGACACGCTGGCCGGCACCGGTGATGAGGATGGGGGCTGCGGAAGAAGTCATGAACGGCTCGCATCGCGGTAAGAGCA of the Pseudomonas sp. MAG733B genome contains:
- the folM gene encoding dihydromonapterin reductase, whose amino-acid sequence is MTSSAAPILITGAGQRVGLHCAQRLLEDGHRVIFSYRSERPGVQTLRDLGATAVFADFSSEAGIFAFISELKTHTDSLRAIVHNASEWLAETPDTDAEAFTRMFSVHMLAPYLINLHCADLLQRSSPADIVHISDDVTRKGSSKHIGYCASKAGLDSLTLSFAAKYAPTIKVNAIAPALLLFNPDDDAAYRAKALAKSALGIEPGSEVIYHSLRYLLDNPYVTGTTLTVNGGRHIK